From the genome of Desulfobotulus pelophilus:
GGTCATGTGGGTCTTATTCTGGATATGGCGGGCCTGTTTGATATGGCGGATGGTATGCCCCCAGAGAAGAGGTGGCATCCTGCCGGACCGGAAAAAAGGGATGAGGAGGGCCCGTGAAAGTGATTGTGGGTGTGTCCGACATGAAGGTTAGTTCAAAACCGGGCGAAGAACTGATTACCTATTCCCTGGGATCATGTATAGGGGTTGTGATTTATGATCCTGCGGTCAGAGTGGGTGGGATTCTGCACTACATGCTTCCGGAATCTTCTCTGGATCAGGAGAAGGCGAAAAGAAACCCCTTCATGTTTGCGGATACTGGTATCCCGGCTTTGTTCAGGGCCACTTATACGCTGGGCGCAAAAAAGCAGCGAATGAAGGTTGTTATTGTCGGAGGCGCTCAGATTCTGGATCAGCAGGGTTTTTTTAATATTGGAAAGCGC
Proteins encoded in this window:
- a CDS encoding chemotaxis protein CheD, whose product is MKVIVGVSDMKVSSKPGEELITYSLGSCIGVVIYDPAVRVGGILHYMLPESSLDQEKAKRNPFMFADTGIPALFRATYTLGAKKQRMKVVIVGGAQILDQQGFFNIGKRNHMAVKKMFFRNNVIASHEDVGGCVNRTVRLNILSGDIHIKVGGEGEKKL